Proteins from one Ranitomeya variabilis isolate aRanVar5 chromosome 1, aRanVar5.hap1, whole genome shotgun sequence genomic window:
- the GNPNAT1 gene encoding glucosamine 6-phosphate N-acetyltransferase, whose protein sequence is MIPDETPLFDPQLLEEIDWSQNMVSFSPSISPELPGEGLVLRPLCTADINRGYYKVLGQLTKVGDVTAEDFIKTFEHMKKTENYYVIVVEDLNLGQIVATATLIIENKFIHGCAKRGRIEEVVVSDQCRGKQLGKLLLSVLTLLSKKLNCYKVTLECKPKNVAFYEKFGYVASDETYMQCRFFE, encoded by the exons ATGATCCCAGATGAGACCCCCTTGTTTGACCCCCAATTGCTGGAGGAGATTGACTGGAGTCAGAATATGGTGTCATTTAGTCCATCCATCTCGCCGGAGCTCCCTGGAGAAGGGCTCGTCCTGAGACCCCTGTGTACTGCGGACATAAACCGAG GGTATTACAAAGTACTTGGTCAACTCACCAAAGTGGGAGATGTGACTGCAGAGGATTTTATCA AGACCTTCGAACACATGAAGAAAACAGAGAATTACTATGTGATCGTAGTGGAAGATCTGAATCTCGGGCAGATTGTAGCCACGGCGACATTAATCATCGAAAATAAATTCATACACGGCTGCGCCAAG CGAGGTCGGATAGAAGAGGTCGTCGTCAGTGATCAGTGCCGGGGAAAACAGCTTGGAAAACT GCTGTTGTCTGTGCTCACTCTGCTAAGTAAAAAGCTCAACTGTTACAAAGTTACACTGGAGTGCAAGCCCAAGAACGTGGCCTTCTATGAGAAGTTTGGTTACGTGGCCTCCGATGAAACCTACATGCAGTGTCGATTCTTTGAATAA